ACTTTGAAAAGAGAAGATTATATAAGTTGGGATGAATATTTCATGGGAGTTGCTCTACTTTCAGGAAAAAGAAGTAAAGACCCAGGAACTCAAGTAGGAGCTTGTATTGTTACTGAGGATAAAAAAATAGTTGGTGTAGGATACAATGGACTTCCTTTAGGTTGTGATGATGATGAACTTCCTTGGGATAGAGAGGGGGATTTTTTAGAAACAAAATATCCTTATGTTTGTCATGCTGAATTAAACGCCATACTTAACAGTACAAAAAATTTAAAAGGTTGTACTTTATATGTAGCTCTTTTCCCATGTAATGAGTGTGCCAAAGCCATAATTCAAAGTGGTATAAAAGAGATAGTATTTTTATCAGAAAAATATAGTGGTACTCCTACAGATATAGCTTCAAAAAAAATGCTTGATATGTCAGGAGTAAAATATAGGAAATTAAAAACAAATAGAAAAACAATAGTTCTAAATTTTGATGAATAGTAATAAAGGGGAGAAATACATAATGAGAAAACTTACAATAAAATGTCCAAACTGTAAAAAAAAGATGAGAATAATCAATAAACCAGCAAAATTTAAATGCCCATCTTGTGGACATATATATAAAGCTACTAGATTTTCTTTAATAGGACATAATATTACAAGCTTTTTTACAGGAATAGTTGATACTGTTAGAGATGCTAAAAATAATATTGTTTACAAATATAATTCAGCTAAGGCTACATACAGATATATGAGCCAACTTAAGAAAAATATGAAAAATGACCCTAATTGGTCAAATTATAGAAATCAACAAAGAGAAGAAAAACAAATGAGAGATGCCAATAAAAAATCTTTTAAAGATTTCTTTAAAAGAAAAAAATAAAACCCAAAAATATTCCTTTTAGGTATAAA
This region of Fusobacterium perfoetens ATCC 29250 genomic DNA includes:
- a CDS encoding deoxycytidylate deaminase, whose amino-acid sequence is MGVALLSGKRSKDPGTQVGACIVTEDKKIVGVGYNGLPLGCDDDELPWDREGDFLETKYPYVCHAELNAILNSTKNLKGCTLYVALFPCNECAKAIIQSGIKEIVFLSEKYSGTPTDIASKKMLDMSGVKYRKLKTNRKTIVLNFDE